The region CTGCGTGCCGGATCAAAATCGATATCCGCTTGTAAGGCATCCCAGAACTGCGGGTTCTCCTTGGCGAAACCGTAATCATGCGAGCTGATCAACCGCTCGAAATACGGCGCCAGTTCAATTCGCTCCAGCTTCAACGAAAGCGAATCACGATGCGCGTTGGTGATCATGACCACACGCTTGCCAGCCTGTTTGATCGCCGCCAGAAACGTATCCGCATCCGGGCGCAGGGCAATCAGATGAGCGGTTTCCAGCTTCAGCTCGCGCACCGGAATTTTCAGCTCGGCGCTCCAGAAATCCAGGCAGTACCACTGCAACTGGCCGGCGTTGCGTTCGAACAGCGGCTGCAATTCCATTTCCGCCATGGCCCGGCTCACCCCGTGCAACTCGGCATAGCGCTGCGGCAGGTGTTCCATCCAGAAATGGTTGTCGTAGTGCAGGTCCAGCAGCGTGCCGTCCATATCCAGCAGAACAGTGTCGATGTCGCGCCAGGGCAGCAGGGACATAAAGAACTTCTCCAGCGGTAAAAAAGATATCCGAGGTAAACAATCAGGATAGGCCGGGTATAGTAACGCGTTCACGCCAAGGAGCCGTCTATGCGCCAGAAACCCACCGTACTCGCCCGCGAGATCGTCGCCACCAGCCGTTTATTCTGCGTCGAAGAGCTCAAGCTGCGCTTTTCCAATGGCGTGGAGCGCACTTACGAGCGTCTGGTCGGCAAGGGTGCCGGGTATGGCGCGGTAATGATTGTGGCGATGCTCGATGCCGATCACGCGGTGCTGGTCGAAGAGTATTGCGGCGGCACCGATGAATACGAACTGTCCTTGCCCAAAGGATTGATCGAGCCCGGCGAAGACGTGCTGGCCGCCGCCGAACGCGAGCTCAAGGAAGAGGCCGGGTATGGCGCACGGCAGTTGGAGCATCTGACCGAGTTGTCGTTGTCGCCCGGTTACATGAGCCAGAAGATCCAGGTGGTCTTGGCCACCGATCTGTACGAAGAAAGCCTTGAGGGTGACGAGCCCGAGCCGATGCGGGTGGACAAGGTCAACCTGCGTGAGTTGTCGGCCTTGGCCCAGAACCCGCAATTCACTGAGGGCCGTGCCTTGGCGGCGCTGTATCTGGCCCGAGACTTATTGACCCAACGTGGGGTGTTTTTGCCATGAATTTGAATTTTCCCCATCCGTTGATGGCGCCAGTGGTTGAACTGGCATTGAAGGCGGGTGACGCGATCCTGCCGTTTTGGCGAAACGACGTTGCTGTTACTGCAAAGTCCGATAGCTCGCCGGTGACGGCGGCTGATTTGGCAGCTCACCATGTGATCGTGGATGGGCTAACCGCGCTGGATCCGAGCATTCCGATACTCTCCGAAGAAGACGCCAACATCCCCCAAAGCGTACGCGCCGGGTGGCAGCGTTGGTGGCTGGTGGACCCGTTGGACGGGACCAAAGAGTTCATCTCCGGCAGTGAAGAATTTACCGTCAACATCGCGCTGATCGAGCAGGGCCGCGTGGTGTTTGGCGTGGTGTCGATGCCGACCAACGGGCGTTTCTATGTCGGTGGCACCGGGTTGGGGGCGTGGCGGGGTGATGCAGGCGAAACACCGTTGCCGATTCAGGTTCGCGACGTACCGGCGGCGGGCGAGGCGTTTACCGTGGTCGCCAGTCGTCGACATTCCAGCCCTGAACAGGAGCGGTTGCTGGCGGGGTTGAGTGAGAGCCTGGGTGAGCTGCAATTGGCGAACTTCGGCAGTTCGCTGAAATTTTGTATGTTGGCGGAAGGGGCGGCGGATTGTTATCCGCGCCTGGCGCCGACGTCTCAGTGGGACACCGCGGCGGCGCAAGGTGTGCTGGAAGGGGCGGGCGGTGAGGTGCTGGATTTGAGTGGTGCGCCGTTTAGTTATCCGGCGCGGGAATCTCTGCTGAATGAGTTCTTTTTGGCGTTGCCGGCGAAGGCTGCGTGGCGCGAGAAACTGCTGGCGCTGGCGCGTTCCTGACCGCGTCGAAGTGGCTTGTCCAAATGCCAGCCCGTTAAGCAAGACCCTTGTGGGAGCGGGCTTGCTCGCGAAAGCGGTGTATCAGTCAACATTGATGTTGAATCTGATGGCCCCTTCGCGAGCAAGCCCGCTCCCACAGGTTGTGTGGCGGTTCCGGTTCAGCGGTGCAGCACGTATTGCCCCGTAAACGTCACCGCATCTTCTTCTGTCCCGACATTCACAATCCGTGAATGCAGTGTCAATCGCGCCCGCCCATAGCGCTCATACATCGCCAAAAACTTCTTCCAGACCGCCGCACTCGGCGCCTGGCAAATTGCCGTGGCATCGGTCGTCACTGGCAGCGGATAGCTGATGTGCCCTTCCTGAATCACGATGTGCCCGTCTTCAATGCCTTCTTCACGCAGACGCAAATGCAGCCAGCCCCAACCGGCCA is a window of Pseudomonas sp. 10S4 DNA encoding:
- the cysQ gene encoding 3'(2'),5'-bisphosphate nucleotidase CysQ; translation: MNLNFPHPLMAPVVELALKAGDAILPFWRNDVAVTAKSDSSPVTAADLAAHHVIVDGLTALDPSIPILSEEDANIPQSVRAGWQRWWLVDPLDGTKEFISGSEEFTVNIALIEQGRVVFGVVSMPTNGRFYVGGTGLGAWRGDAGETPLPIQVRDVPAAGEAFTVVASRRHSSPEQERLLAGLSESLGELQLANFGSSLKFCMLAEGAADCYPRLAPTSQWDTAAAQGVLEGAGGEVLDLSGAPFSYPARESLLNEFFLALPAKAAWREKLLALARS
- a CDS encoding thioesterase domain-containing protein; protein product: MNRDSRYLESILHHDIPLTRDMGLKVLDWHDQQLRLHLPLDANVNHKSTMFGGSLYCGAVLAGWGWLHLRLREEGIEDGHIVIQEGHISYPLPVTTDATAICQAPSAAVWKKFLAMYERYGRARLTLHSRIVNVGTEEDAVTFTGQYVLHR
- the nudE gene encoding ADP compounds hydrolase NudE → MRQKPTVLAREIVATSRLFCVEELKLRFSNGVERTYERLVGKGAGYGAVMIVAMLDADHAVLVEEYCGGTDEYELSLPKGLIEPGEDVLAAAERELKEEAGYGARQLEHLTELSLSPGYMSQKIQVVLATDLYEESLEGDEPEPMRVDKVNLRELSALAQNPQFTEGRALAALYLARDLLTQRGVFLP
- the yrfG gene encoding GMP/IMP nucleotidase produces the protein MSLLPWRDIDTVLLDMDGTLLDLHYDNHFWMEHLPQRYAELHGVSRAMAEMELQPLFERNAGQLQWYCLDFWSAELKIPVRELKLETAHLIALRPDADTFLAAIKQAGKRVVMITNAHRDSLSLKLERIELAPYFERLISSHDYGFAKENPQFWDALQADIDFDPARSLFIDDTLPILRSARNFGVAHLLAVREPDSRKGPKDTAEFAAVGDYRELIEGL